Below is a window of Indicator indicator isolate 239-I01 chromosome 9, UM_Iind_1.1, whole genome shotgun sequence DNA.
GAGGGCTGTGCTAGGCATGCCACCCTTCTGTGGATCCCTGACACAGAAAGACCCAGACTTTGTACATTGCTTTGGGAATTAATGAGGCCAGCAATTAGGAAATCCAGCTGGGCAGCTTAGGAGACTGCCGTAGCACAAGCATAGCCTCCTGCTTTTGATTCAACAGCTAGCAAAACCTGTTCACATGCTCTGTTGCAGCAAGTGAAGGGGAGATCAGTTATAAAAAAcacttttatttaaatattttccctgAAAAATCAGCCCTATTGCCCCTGCTGCTTTTCACTTTTCTATTTGCTTGCTATAGAAGTCTAAACCTCACCTCAGCCACCAACAGGCAGCAAGGGCATAAGatgaaggagcagcaggaacCTGAGCTGAAGCTCGCCCTGCACAAGGCACAGAGGCTTCTTGTGCTCTGCAGCAACAAGGATGGATTACTCAACCACCTTGAATTTTGAATATACTTTCATATGCCAGCTCTAAGGAAAACTTAAGGAAGGAGATCCCCAGCAAAGGAAAATGTCTGAAAGCTGCCATACAGGTTTTTTGGCCAGCagggaaaataaacagaagCATTTGCAGGCAGGGGGCAAACTCTGGTCTAGTTCAACACCATCCAGGTTTATTTTTGCAAACCAAGGACAGCCTCCATAAATCAAAACACTGCTCTCACAAGTGTCAGCATAGAATCTTTTAATACTTTACATAAAAAAACCTGCATACACAGTCTATAATTTTCTGTAAACATCATATACATCTCAGGTTTTGCCATGTcagtttattaaaaacaaaaacagtctCAGTACCACTGttgagggaagagggagaaaagtaAACATAATGGATACATTTGTTCTCTGAACCAGAGAAACATAAGATTCTTTTCACCTGGGTTGGCGACCCTGTGAAAGTAAGTTTTAAATAAACCTAGTTTCTTTAAACTGCCCTTTAGTACTAAAGTCTGATGTAATCACTGCATAAGGAACAAtgctttcactctttttttccatGGCAAAATGATacagtggttttattttgtcttgTGTTGAAATCAGTTTAAAACAAGACCCAGATGAGGTTTATTGACTATTTCCAATGCTACAGTGTTGTATGCAGATGGCAAGTGCATTgagtatttaaaaacaaacccccaaaaaatccaCCAAGTTGTGCAAAGtaatttcttctgaaaataaacttttaaatAAAGCCAAATCAACATACTTGCAGAAGACAACACTAAAGGAAGGAGCAGGATCATAATATGGCATATCATCCCCTTCCCCTTTGCTCATCCTGACCCATCCATCAGCGAGGACAGAGCAGTTCATCTTTactttccagcctggttgcttctgcagctggaggcagTTCAAGGCTCGCATTATCAGCAGGCATGTCACTCAGGGCAAGTCCCTTTGCACAACACAAGTCTCagctgggtgccccctccccacgTCACTTTAAATAAGCACCCCCCGTACTACCCCAGTTTGCACAAGACAGAAAAGGCAAGATATATACAGGCTTTACTTGGGATGACCTTCTTCTCCCAGTCTTGGTCTTCAGGGCACTGACTTCCACAGCAAGTCAGGCTCAGGCCAACACATCTGCAGGAGAGACAaggatgctgcaggcagcccaAGAGgtgcagctccttctccagcctgcctgaAGGGGAGGCACATGCAGGCAGGGGGCAGAAGTCCCTTCGAGCAGCTCAACTCCACCATTCTCCTCTTGCAAAAGAGAGGAAGATGTCTGGGAGCTGGGTGCAGCAGGTGGTAGGCAAAGGCGAGGGGCTGGGTGCAATGTTTGGTCAGTCCAGTCTCAGCAGCTTTTTGTCACTGACAGTCTACAATTAACTCACAGGGGTCAGTGGTAGGAGAAGGCTTCTCCCCACTTTATTCCTAAGACTCAGGGCATGCaatcccccccctccctctgtCCCCGGCTGAGCCAGCACAACCCTTTTCAGCCAAGGCTAAGGGAGCGTGCACCCTCCCTTAGCCCCCACCCCAATTCATCACCAGCCCCCAGCTGAGGGGACAGGCAGATGCCATGTTCGTGCATAacccagctgctctccacctGCCAACAGGTGACCCAGGCGCTGTGCCCAGCACCATGCTCCAGCCACATCCTATAGGACCTTGCAGCAGTTGATGCAGCCATTCTGGGTGCCATAGCGCTTCTGCAAGGCTGCCCGGGTGGCAGTCTCAAAGACTTCCCGGACACCCTCCTTTGTCTTGGCTGAGCACTCCAGGTAGTCATAGGCCTGGATGCGAATGGCCATGGCGCGGCCATCCTCGGTGCGCACTGGCTCCTGTTTCATGCGGGCCAGCTCGTTGCGCACATGCTCATCATTACGCAGGTCTTTCTTGTTGGCCACCAGAATGATGGGGACGTTGGGGCAGAAGTGCTTGACTTCAGGCACCCACTTCTCTGGGATGTTCTCCAGGGAGTCTGGGCTGTCCACAGAGAAGCACATGAGAATCACGTCAGTGTCTGGGTAGGAAAGAGGGCGTAGGCGGTCATAGTCCTCCTGGCCAGCCGTGTCCCACAGGGCCAGCTCTACCTGCTTGCCATCCACCTCGATGTCAGCCACGTAGTTCTCGAAGACAGTAGGCACGTAGACCTCGGGGAACTCATCCTTACTGAAGACGATAAGGAGGCAAGTCTTGCCACAGGCACcgtcccccaccaccaccaacttCTTGCGGATGGCTGCCATGGCCAGGCTCGCCAAGCTGGCCTTGCCGTGCAGCAGGACGATGGCAGCGCCCTCCTCCCCGCGGCCGCTGCCTCCCCCTTCTTCTCGCTTCTCACAGGGCACCGTGGCGAGCCGGGCCCGCGCAGGCAGGCGGGCGCGCTCGCTCCTCTCTCCTCGCACCGGCACAACGCCCTCGACCCCTGCCTCAGGGGAACGCCACGGCTTCAGGTCAGCACCGCCGGTGCCACCGAGCTCGGCTCTTCGCTGGCAAAcgctgctgccactgccctcCACACCGTATCAGAACGCCACCACCCCGCGTTGCCACTGCCGCAAGCTGCCGGCCGGCGCCGCTATTTAAAGGCGCTCGCGACTTTCTTAATATAGCCGACCAATGGCAAGGCAAGGAGTGAGGTCATCCCGGCGGAGAGTGTCGCGATTGGAGGGAGGTTGCGGACGGGAGGCGGGAcgagaggaggatgagggaagAACGGGGTGCGAGCGGCGCCCGGCCTGCGGGTGACCGGGCGTGAccgggctgggctggactgggGCAGCGGGGCCGGTGGTTGTAGGGAGGCTGGAGACGGGCGGGGGGCGGCAGGGCTGGTGGTTGTGGGGCGGAGGGAGCGAGCATACAGGGCCGTGAGGCGGGTGAGGCCGGGCTGCAAGGGGACTCCGCAGGGGCCTCACGGCGCACGGTCGGCAGCGGTGCCGCACCTCTGGAGAAGCCCGAGGCAGGTCCCCCGGGCGCGCTCTGCTGGTGGTGCGTGCTACCCTCCTACCCCGGGGTGGCGGTTTTGCGGCAGGACAGCCCCGCCGCCCAGGATGGCCGGTCTTAGAGGCTGGGCGAGCTCGGGGAAAACGGCGTCTCAGATGCAGTCTTTAAAGCCCAAGCAAAGTGGAACGAAGATTATTACAGGCAGTTAAAACAAAGCTTTCACTGGATATTGGTGGATAAACGCAGGACGCGACCACTTCCCttccttaaaggaaaaaattaatcaTGTTTGAGTCTCTCTCTTGCAAGCTCTTGGCCAAAAAGCAATGGAGGAACTAGAAGACATGAACTGAAATGTCCTTTTAATCTCAATTTACACAGCAATCAGGAGCcacagtaatgaaaaaaaataatgtggaAAATAAATAAGGGCAAGACTGGAGTTTCAGATTGCTTGGGGGATAGGGTCTTCTAAGTACCTTAATATAAACAGATGGCTCATGCTGGGTGCATTAATAAAGCCATACATTGTGAAGGCTCACACTGTGAAACTGCTGGTAGCGATTTGCTGTGTAGCTATCACTGTGCAACCAGGTGTTGTCTCAAGCTTTTTCGTTGCAAGCGCTTTGACCTAAACGGTGTCCTGTGGGTTGGACAGGGCTGGATCCTAAGTGTCCTCTTTTGCTAACCAGCACTTGCATTAGTGAATAGAACAAAAATGAGTGACTTGGAAAAGGTAGTTATTAAAAATTGTATTGAAAAATATCCACTTGAAGACCAACAGCATCACTGAGTGTCGATCTGCCTGACAAGATAGTTGCAGCAGACTGTTACAGAAGTATGAGTCAATAGGGCAAATCATTCACTTATGGTTCACTTAATCCTAAACACTGAAATATAATTAATCTTCTGTGAGACTTCTGTAATTCCCATTTCTCCCTGTCAAAAAACCATGTGCCTGGATGGTGATGGCTGGATTTGTACCTTGATCTTACATGGTTTATACAGTATATATTTAAGGGATGTTAGTGTAATACATTCAAAGTGAtgtctggggagaaaaaaaaaaggagtcatAGACATTGATGTTCTGCAGTCCCCGTGGACTTTTGATGGGCTAAGTTTCTGATTTGCCTTGTCTCCTTACATTTGTTGTCAGTACTGAGTTTTAAATTCTTCATGAAATGGGAAAAGTTGCCCATGTGCAAGTGTTCCCCATGCTGGCATGTCCTTCAGGAAATGAAGCACTGGCAGCTTGTAGCTATTTTCTCTATAAATGTAATCACAAGCATGCAGAGCCGTTCTGATAGGCAGATAGAGCTAATTTGCTGTATAATGTAAGTCTGTCTTCTAAATGCATTTGCTGTTGTAAACCTCTCGAAGCGCCTCAGCGGAATTAAACCGACGTTGTATTTTTCACTGGAGCTCAGTGCCACCTTGTGGCAGTCTGGCCGACGTGGGTGCCCGCCTTCCTTAACGGCTCCCACGCTGGAAAACTGCACCTCaggagtggcagcaggaggaagcacaAGTGCTTGACAGATCGTGAGAAGTGCTGCTTAAGCATGCTTTCGAGtccctttttattttgcttttgggTGGCACAAAGAATCATGCCTGGATATTTCATTTTGCACTTTCATGCACAAAAAAACCAGAATCACCCAAGCGAGCAGCTGTGCTGATCATCTCATCGGTGCTGTGCCATGAAAGGTAGGGAAATACGCAGATTACTCATTTCAAAGCACACAACTCTCTTGTTCACTCAGAGCGCTGCTAGCAGTTGTCTGTGGTTCTACGTGTAGAGAAAGCAAACCAAGCATTCCACTTCCAAACTAACACTTTCAGATTTCAAAGCAGGGTGGCGTCATCTAAGCAGTCTACTGGTCCCTACTTCTAAGCTATGCTAAGGAAATATTCTAAAAGGTTCAGCTAACCCAAGTCAAACCCACAGCAGACACTCTTCTTGTAACTAGAACAGCACAGACATATTTTAAGTACCCAGTTAGGGTCTAAGCCATAGCTCCCTAATTTTCTGGAGAAGTCTTACATCTGTAGTCTTCCACAAAATCACACTGAAAGCAGAGGCCCTGATGTTTCATATCTCATCTTGGAAGAAAGACTGCAGCAAAGTGTGTGTAATTCCTTGGACTGGGctttcaaatactttttttttttttttttttttacagaggcTTTGTATCAGGAGACCCAGCACTGTGACTCACTTAGACCGAAACCACATTCCACTCCagcaatgatctctagaggggGCATCTAAGTCACTATGGTTAtcagacatttatttttaaatgtgtaaAACTTGGGAGTTGATCATGGCCTGGGTGTCATACTTAGTGTAAAATTGCCACACACCACCTTCCTCCTGCAGTGGATTTAGCCCATAAATATTAGTGCATTATGGGGTacctgccctgagctgtgtGAGTGGAAGTGAGGAGGCCCTTAATTTATATTATCTTTTTCCGTTA
It encodes the following:
- the RHOB gene encoding rho-related GTP-binding protein RhoB isoform X4 — its product is MAAIRKKLVVVGDGACGKTCLLIVFSKDEFPEVYVPTVFENYVADIEVDGKQVELALWDTAGQEDYDRLRPLSYPDTDVILMCFSVDSPDSLENIPEKWVPEVKHFCPNVPIILVANKKDLRNDEHVRNELARMKQEPVRTEDGRAMAIRIQAYDYLECSAKTKEGVREVFETATRAALQKRYGTQNGCINCCKVL
- the RHOB gene encoding rho-related GTP-binding protein RhoB isoform X1 translates to MAAIRKKLVVVGDGACGKTCLLIVFSKDEFPEVYVPTVFENYVEDYDRLRPLSYPDTDVILMCFSVDSPDSLENIPEKWVPEVKHFCPNVPIILVANKKDLRNDEHVRNELARMKQEPVRTEDGRAMAIRIQAYDYLECSAKTKEGVREVFETATRAALQKRYGTQNGCINCCKVL
- the RHOB gene encoding rho-related GTP-binding protein RhoB isoform X2, with product MAAIRKKLVVVGDGACGKTCLLIVFSKDEFPEVYVPTVFENYVADIEVDGKQEPVRTEDGRAMAIRIQAYDYLECSAKTKEGVREVFETATRAALQKRYGTQNGCINCCKVL
- the RHOB gene encoding rho-related GTP-binding protein RhoB isoform X3, which produces MAAIRKKLVVVGDGACGKTCLLIVFSKDEFPEVYVPTVFENYVADIEVDGKQTPWRTSQRSGCLKSSTSAPTSPSFWWPTRKTCVMMSMCATSWPA